Below is a window of Dictyostelium discoideum AX4 chromosome 1 chromosome, whole genome shotgun sequence DNA.
NNNNNNNNNNNNNNNNNNNNNNNNNNNNNNNNNNNNNNNNNNNNNNNNNNNNNNNNNNNNNNNNNNNNNNNNNNNNNNNNNNNNNNNNNNNNNNNNNNNNTATAGTTACTATTGTAAATCGATAGATAacttaatttcattaatattatacaTAGTAACAttataaaaaacttttaatttttatttgggaATTTCAAATTGCTCATTTGGGAAAATTTTTAACTaagaaaaaattcaaaaaaaaaaaaaatttcaaatttttaaaatgggTTCTACTCTCAATACTTGCTATTGACAATCGGTAGGTAacttaatttcattaatattatccaTAGTAACAttataaaaaacttttaatttttatttgggaATGTCAAATTGCTCATTTGGGAAAAATTTTTTGACTTGGaaaaattttggaaaaaaaaaaaattaaatttttaaaatgggCTCTAAGCTCGATACTTGCTATTGACAATCGATAGGTATcataatttcatcaatatcaTACATAGtaacatattaaaaatagattaatttttatttgggaATGTCAAATTGCTCatttaggaaaaaaaaaaaaattttcaaaatggACTCTACATTCGATACTTGCTATTGACAATCGATAGGCAAAccctttttattaatattatcaatagtAATGtatattttatcttttaatttttatttgggaATGTCAAATTGCTCatttaggaaaaaaaaaaaaaatttcaaaatggGCTCTAAGTTCGATACTCACTATTGACAATAGTTATATaatgtaattttattaatagtatACATAGTAACATATTTTCTAAAGAGTAACTATACCTTAAAAAAgttgttaatttaattgaaaattttgaaaaattaaaattttaaaatcgaTTAATTAACCTATAGTTACTATTACAAATCGATAGATAacttaatttcattaatattgTCCATAGTAACAttataaaaaacttttaatttttatttgggaATGTCAAATTGCTCATTTgggaaaattttttaacttagaaaaaaaaaaaaaaaaaaaaaaaaaaaattaatatgagAGCTACCagtaatttaatattttataatttaaaattatctttaaaaCTTATAAATAATATGTCATTAGATTCATATATCGATTTTGAATATAtctatatattatttataattttatgaGCTCATTTTATAACTTAAAGTacttaaataattttcaatgaaATCCTATAAAAAATTTCGGAAAAAGTTTTGATACCAATATTTGTTCAATTTAAGTTTTATACatccattattttttataattacttataatatactattatttatttaaaaggttaattttatatatttaaaaactatttgATCACATTTACCTTAcctaaaaatcattttataccctaaaaaaagaataattttaattttaatttttataaatagcctataaataaataaattatatatcaATATACTCCTGCTGAATTTAGACATcgttttatatataattaataaatttatgaGCTCTTTTCAATccctaaaattaatttgaaattttaaaaaattgaaatcttaatcaaaaatcaaaattttataacGACTTCCTACAactttaaaacttttttatttaaacttaAAAACATTGATAACCTATAATTGTATTAGTCAGTTATTGATTTTGAgcataattcaaaattttaaatttattaatttttaatatgatcccatattaattttttatatggaCACCCGGCCGCCTgcccatattaattttttatatggcACCTGGCCCTCTgcccatattaattttttatatggtACCTGGCCCTCTgcccatattaattttttatatggcACCTGGCCCTCTACCcatactaattttttatatggcACCTGGCCCTCAGTCGTCTTTCAGAGATGAATCACAAATCATCGACCAGAGTAATCAAGAGTTACAACTGGCAACTGAAGAAGGAAGTGTTCAATCGCATCCAACTTCAATTCGGTCAAATACAGATGGATCTGTTCGCATCTCACCTCAACCATCAAACGAACAACTATTCAACAATCAGAATGAATGCACTCCACCTCGATTGGAGTCAATGGAAGCAATGTCTGGCCTTTCCACCACCCATTCTTTTGCCTTCTATCCTGGAGAAGATGAACTCATCCAGTTCGAAGAAGGTTTCTATAATACTGATCTTCCCAATCTGGAGATCAGCAACTTGGTATCCGATGATTCAAGCACAAGTTCCTCGTCATCATCGTCACATGTTTCCCCAAGTACTGGGAACATTCCAAGAAGTATTGACCAAACAATCAGTAGAGTCGATACCAATCCAGATTCAACAACGTTGGAAACTGGGGATTATTCAACTTTCCAATCTCATGTAATGTCCTTCGCTCgtacaacaaatacaaaaacAGCTGAGCTGTTAATGAAGTCTTGGGAACCTTCCACTCTCAAAGTATATAGCTCCAGTTATACAAGATTCCTCAATTTCTGTACTTTGAACTCTTTGAATCCAGCAAACATTACCTTAGTTGTTTTCATGGATTATCTTACACATCTGTTCAAACACAAACCTCCGTTAGCCTTCTCAACAATTAATGGTCATCGCTCTATGTTGAATCAGTTGTTACTCCTTAGGAATCAAACTGATATTGTTAATGATCCATTCATTACAAGAATTATGACTGGTATTCACAAATTGCGCCCTTCATCTGCAAAGTATAAAGAGATATGGGATGCAAATCAAGTATTCAAGCACTTATCTACTATCAAAGTTATCCCTAAGTACACATACACTGCGCTATTAAACAAGACACTTGTACTCTGTAAAATGTTTGGTTTAGCAAGATCATCAGACTTGGTGAAGTGGTCGTTCAAAGGTCTCATTATTTCTCTTGACTCAATCAAAGGTCCAGTTATTAATGCTAAAGAACAAAGAAGTGGTGTTGTTTCAGTCTTAGAATTAACTTCGTTAGATGATACTAACTCTCAAGTATGCCCTGTTCGCCACCTTGCAACATACCTTAGAGCCTCTAAAGGAAGAAGAAAGCCCCATTCGGGTGACTCTGTCTTTATTAAGAATGAGGGTGAACCGCTCCAAGTTAATGATATTAACTCAATTGTACTATCAGCACTCTCAAAGTCAGGCATTGATATTGTCAAGTTCAAATCTCACTCTACCCGTTCCGCTATGGCTTCTCTGCTGTTGTCCAATAACGTTCTATTCCACGTTGTCAAGAAGATGATCGTTGGAAATCAAATGATACTGTAGATACCTTCTACGATAAAAGAATCATTGGTGAAAAATCTGGTGGTTTCTTAAATACTGTCGTCCAAAtttcataatatatatatatatatatgataatataaattaaaaatttatattatcatatatatatatatattatgaataacatttatttatttgaatttcccaaatatttaagataattttttagaatgttctagaacattcgaagaataaaaaattttcgaaagaaaagtaaaaatttcgAACCGGCACAATGACGCGATAATTGCGCAAGGTCgaaaaactgaaaaattcCGAACCGACACTATGCACAAAGTTGTGAAGGGTCGAAAACTCTTATTTTTTAGAGTTTTGCgaaatttttaagaaaataaaaacgtATAAATAGTGGCactaaaaactaaaacaatttgatttattttatttgggaATTCCtcctatatatatatttaagatACACACACATACAAattttatacaaataattatttctctttattaatttttaatattattattttttctcatattataattttagatatcaacaataaaatatGTCTACCACTGTTAATAATAACGAAGCCTCTAGTAGTAGTACCTCTATCTCTAATAGCGCTGAATCCTTTGATTTAAGAATGAAATCAATGGAGGATCAAATCAACAACCTTTCTTTAGCCTTTACAAGATTCATGAAAGAACCTATGTTCTCATCTAATACCAACTCACGTAGCCAACCTTCTCATGATAACTCTGACACTGAGAATGAACAAAGTGAAGATGAATCAAGTAACAATGTCGAAGTTCCAACCGATTATCAATTATCCGATACCTTACTTGGTCAGTACAAACATATGGTAAACAATCAAGGTTTACTCGTCGAAGAAGAATGTATCCTCAAGAAAGATGAGATATCCGAATTGAATAAAGTATTCAACTTTCCATCTAACTTCCAAGTGAATGTCGCTCCATTCGGTACACCTGAAGGTATTACTGTATCATCCAACGTCAAGAACAATGATACTGACTTGTTGATTGTCGAAAAGCGAATCAACGATAGCTTAAAACCTTTGCTTCTCATATCAAGTATGTTATCATCTGATAGCTCTAATGTCGATGTAGAACTTATTAGTTACTTAACTCAGAGTGCAATTGTCTTAGCCGTTAATGCTCAAGCATCGCTTAGTCGTGTCCGTCGTAAAAACATCGCTAAAGAAATCTATGGTTCTGAAGTACTCTTACCAATTAAGATCAAGGATACACCAAAGATGTTTGATGAAACTGAAACTGAACGTGTAAGAAAGCTAGCCAAGTCAATCAGAAAGAACAACGAAGCAAAACAATCattgttaaaattgaattatcattcCAAGCCCAATGTCAAAAAATTAGTTAACTCAAGTGGTAATAACACTACAGGAAacagtagtaatagtaaatcCAGTAGTGGGAGTAATGGCCGATCTAACAACTTCAATGGATCACCAAGTAATGTTGCATCAGGTAGCAACAATACCAAGTCTGCCAACGGTACCAACAACCGTTTTCAGAAGAACAAGAAGTAAACTTACCAGTAGGTGGACGTCTGTTCCACCACAAACAAGTTTGGAAAGAATTGGGTCTTCCAAACTTTTGTCAAGAGGTCGTAAATGGATTAAAAGTCCATCTACTTCCAAATTTCAAGCCGATGCTAAACCCAATTCCGATTTCAATTCCAGAGGGTCCGAAATCAGATTGCATCACAAAGGAAGTACAAGACTTGTTATTAGACGATGCCATAGAACAAGTACTTCCAAACCGTTTTTCAAAGCGCGTTTTTTACTCCAACGTGTTTACGGTTCCAAAACCTGGAACAAATGTACATCGTCCATTTCTAGACTTAAAAAGGTTAAACACTTACATCAACAACCAATCATTCAAGATGGAAGGAATCAAGAATCTACCATCAATGGTCAAACAAGGTTATTACATGGTAAAACTCGATATCAAGAAAGCTTACCTACACGTGTTAGTAGATCCACAATACAGAGACTTATTCCGCTTCGTGTGGAAAGGTTCGCACTACCGTTGGAAAACAATGCCGTTCGGGTTATCGACAGCTCCTCGTATCTTTACAATGCTGTTAAGACCTGTACTTCGAATGTTGAGAGATATCAACGTATCCGTCATCGCTTACTTGGACGATCTATTAATCGTCGGTTCAACAAAAGAAGAATGTTTATCCAACCTCAAAAAGACAATGGACTTACTTGTCAAACTAGGTTTCAAGTTAAATCTAGAAAAGAGTGTTCTCGAACCAACTCAATCAATTACGTTTCTCGGATTACAAATCGATTCGGTATCAATGAAGTTTCTTGTTCCCaaagaaaagaagaaaagtGTCATCAAGGAAATCagaaactttttaaaactagATTGTTGTTCCCCAAGAAAGCTTGCTGGTTTAAAAGGAAAGCTAATCGCACTGAAAGATGCAGTCATCCCATTCAGACTTTACACTCGTCGAACAAACAAGTTTCACTCTCAATGTCTGACTCTAGCCAATGGAGATTGGGATCAATCATTCCCCATTCCTCAAGAGGTCAAGTCAGAGATTTCACATTGGTTAACAGTTCTAAACCAATGGAATGGAAAAGAAATCAGTCTGTTTCCAAGTTACGACTATGTTCTTACAACCGATGCCTCGGAATCAGGTGCAGGTGCCACTCTCAAGAAAGGAAACAAGGTAATCAAAACTTGGTCATTCCAGTGGTCAACAACTCAATCAAACATGTCGTCAAATCGTCGAGAAATGCTCGCTCTGCTAATGGCCTATCAAGCGCTATGTCGGAAACTGAACAACTGCAATCTGAAGATTCAAACCGACAATACTACCACTCTCTCTTACATCAATCGCCAGGGTGGTCAGATACAGGATCTCTCAGTTCTGTTCGAACAACTTTGGAAACAATGCCTCAAGAAGAAAGTGAACTTGATTGGAGAGCATATTCCAGGATTTTTCAATGTAAAAGCCGACCAACTCAGCCGTCTTTCAGAGATGAATCACAAATCGTCGTCCAGAGTAATCAAGAGTTACAACTGGCAACTGAAAAAGGAAGTGTTCAATCGCATACAACTTCAATTCGGTCAAATACAGATGGATCTGTTCGCATCTCACCTCAACCATCAAACGAGCAACTACTCAACAATCAGAATGAATGCACTCCACCTCGATTGGAGTCAATGGAAGCAATGTCTAGCCTTTCCACCACCCATTCTTTTGCCTTCTATCCTGGAGAAGATGAACTCATCCAGTTCGAAGAAGGTTTCTATAATACTGATCTTCCCAATCTGGAGATCAGCAACTTGGTATCCGATGATTCAAGCTCAAGTTCCTCGTCATCATCGTCACATGTTTCCTCAAGTATTGGGAACATTCCAAGAAGTATTGACCAAACAATCAGTAGAGTCGATACCAATCCAGATTCAACAACGTTGGAAACTGGGGATTATTCAACTTTCCAATCTCATGTAATGTCCTTCGCTCgtacaacaaatacaaaaacAGCTGAGCTGTTAATGAAGTCTTGGGAACCTTCCACTCTCAAAGTTTATAGCTCCAGTTATACAAGATTCCGCAATTTCTGTACTTTGAACTCTTTGAATCCAGCAAACATAACCTTAGTTGTTTTCATGGATTATCTTACACATCTGTTCAAGCACAAACCTCCGTTAGCCTTCTCAACAATTAACGGTCATCGCTCTATGTTGAATCAGTTGTTACTCCTTAGGAATCAAACTGATATTGTTAATGATCCATTCATCACAAGAATTATGACTGGTATTCACAAGTTGCGTCCTTCATCAGCAAAGTATAAAGAGATATGGGATGCAAACCAAGTATTCAAGCACTTATCTACTATCAAAGTTATCCCTAAGTACACATACACTGCGCTATTAAACAAGACACTTGTACTCTGTAAAATGTTTGGTTTAGCAAGATCATCAGACTTGGTAAAGTGGTCGTTCAAAGGTCTCATTATTTCTCTTGACTCAATCAAAGGTCCAGTTATCAATGCTAAAGAACAAAGAAGTGGTGTTGTTTCAATCTTAGAATTAACTTCGTTAGATGATACTAACTCTCAAGTATGCCCTGTTCGCCACCTTGCAACATACCTTAGAGCCTCTAAAGGAAGAAGAAAGCCCCATTCGGGTGACTCTGTCTTTATTAAGAATGAGGGTGAACCGCTCCAAGTTAATGATATTAACTCAATTGTATTATCAACGCTCTCAAAGTCAGGCATTGATATTGTCAAGTTCAAATCTCACTCTACCCGTTCCGCTATGGCTTCTCTGCTGTTGTCCAATAATGTTCCGTTCCACATTGTCAAGAAGATGGGTCGTTGGAAATCAAACGATACTGTAGATACCTTCTACGATAAAAGAATCATTGGTGAAAAATCTGGTGGTTTCTTAAATACTGTCGTCCAAAtttcataatatatatatatatatatgataatataaattaaaaatttaatttattaaattatattttatattaaatatatatatatatattagtcCCATCCCACCCGCCCTTAGTCGGAATTCcataaatcaaattgttttagtttttagtGCCACTATTTATacgtttttattttcttaaaaatttcGCAAAACTCTAAAAAATAAGAGTTTTCGACCCTTCACAACTTTGTGCATAGTGTCGGTTCGgaatttttcagtttttcGACCTTTCGCAATTATCGCGTCATTGTGCCGGTTcgaaatttttacttttctttcgaaaattttttattcttcgaatgttctagaacattctaaaaaaattatcttaaatatttgggaaattcaaataaataaatgttattcataatatatatatatatatttaatataaaaaataatttaataaactaaatttttaaattatattttatccAACCTCAAAAAGACAATGGACTTACTTGTCAAACTAGGTTTCAAGCTGAATCTAGAAAAGAGTGTCAACTCAATCAATTACATTTCTCGGATTACAAATCGATTCGGTACTTGAGGAAACATGTGACGATGATGACGAGGAACTTGAGCTTGAATCATCGGATACCAAGTTGCTGATCTCCAGATTGGGAAGATCAGTATTATGGAAACCTTCTTCGAACTGGATGAGTTCATCTTCTCCAGGATAGAAGGCAAAAGAATGGGTGGTGGGAAGGCTAGACATTGCTTCTATTGACTCCAATCGAGGTGGAGTGCATTCATTCTTATTGTTGAGTAGTTGTTCGTTTGATGGTTGAGGTGAGATGCGAACAGATCCATCTGTATTTGACCGAATTGAAGTTGGATGCGATTGAACACTTTCTTCTTCAGTTGCCAGTTGTAACTCTTGATTACTCTGGTCGATGATTTGTGATTCATATCTGAAAGACGACTGAGGTGGTCGGCTTTTACATTGAAGAATCCTGGAATATGCTCTCCAATCAAGTTCACTTTCTTCTTGAGGCATTGTTTCCAAAGTTGTTCGAACAGAACTGAGAGATCTTGTATCTGACCACCCTGGCGATTGATGTAAGAGAGAGTGGTAGTATTGTCGGTTTGAATCTTCAGCTTGCAGTTGTTCAGTTTCTGACAAAGCGCTTGATAAGCCATTAACAGCGCGAGCATTTCTCGACGATTTGACGACATGTTTGATTGAGTTGTTGACC
It encodes the following:
- a CDS encoding hypothetical protein (Slime mold (D.discoideum) transposon DIRS-1, complete, clone SB41) — protein: MAPGPQSSFRDESQIIDQSNQELQLATEEGSVQSHPTSIRSNTDGSVRISPQPSNEQLFNNQNECTPPRLESMEAMSGLSTTHSFAFYPGEDELIQFEEGFYNTDLPNLEISNLVSDDSSTSSSSSSSHVSPSTGNIPRSIDQTISRVDTNPDSTTLETGDYSTFQSHVMSFARTTNTKTAELLMKSWEPSTLKVYSSSYTRFLNFCTLNSLNPANITLVVFMDYLTHLFKHKPPLAFSTINGHRSMLNQLLLLRNQTDIVNDPFITRIMTGIHKLRPSSAKYKEIWDANQVFKHLSTIKVIPKYTYTALLNKTLVLCKMFGLARSSDLVKWSFKGLIISLDSIKGPVINAKEQRSGVVSVLELTSLDDTNSQVCPVRHLATYLRASKGRRKPHSGDSVFIKNEGEPLQVNDINSIVLSALSKSGIDIVKFKSHSTRSAMASLLLSNNVLFHVVKKMIVGNQMIL
- a CDS encoding hypothetical protein (Slime mold (D.discoideum) transposon DIRS-1, complete, clone SB41), translating into MSTTVNNNEASSSSTSISNSAESFDLRMKSMEDQINNLSLAFTRFMKEPMFSSNTNSRSQPSHDNSDTENEQSEDESSNNVEVPTDYQLSDTLLGQYKHMVNNQGLLVEEECILKKDEISELNKVFNFPSNFQVNVAPFGTPEGITVSSNVKNNDTDLLIVEKRINDSLKPLLLISSMLSSDSSNVDVELISYLTQSAIVLAVNAQASLSRVRRKNIAKEIYGSEVLLPIKIKDTPKMFDETETERVRKLAKSIRKNNEAKQSLLKLNYHSKPNVKKLVNSSGNNTTGNSSNSKSSSGSNGRSNNFNGSPSNVASGSNNTKSANGTNNRFQKNKK
- a CDS encoding hypothetical protein (Slime mold (D.discoideum) transposon DIRS-1, complete, clone SB41), with the translated sequence MADLTTSMDHQVMLHQVATIPSLPTVPTTVFRRTRSKLTSRWTSVPPQTSLEKIGSSKLLSRGRKWIKSPSASKLQADAKPNSDFNSRGSEIRLHHKGSTRLVIRRCHRTSTSKPLFKARFLLQRVNSSKPMEWKRNQSVSKLRLCSYNRCLRIRCRCLSQERKQGNQNLVIPVVNNSIKHVVKSSRNARAVNGLSSALSETEQLQAEDSNRQYYHSLLHQSPGWSDTRSLSSVRTTLETMPQEESELDWRAYSRILQCKSRPPQSSFRYESQIIDQSNQELQLATEEESVQSHPTSIRSNTDGSVRISPQPSNEQLLNNKNECTPPRLESIEAMSSLPTTHSFAFYPGEDELIQFEEGFHNTDLPNLEISNLVSDDSSSSSSSSSSHVSSSTESICNPRNVID
- a CDS encoding hypothetical protein (Slime mold (D.discoideum) transposon DIRS-1, complete, clone SB41) codes for the protein MFIQPQKDNGLTCQTRFQVKSRKECSRTNSINYVSRITNRFGINEVSCSQRKEEKCHQGNQKLFKTRLLFPKKACWFKRKANRTERCSHPIQTLHSSNKQVSLSMSDSSQWRLGSIIPHSSRGQVRDFTLVNSSKPMEWKRNQSVSKLRLCSYNRCLGIRCRCHSQERKQGNQNLVIPVVNNSIKHVVKSSRNARSANGLSSAMSETEQLQSEDSNRQYYHSLLHQSPGWSDTGSLSSVRTTLETMPQEESELDWRAYSRIFQCKSRPTQPSFRDESQIVVQSNQELQLATEKGSVQSHTTSIRSNTDGSVRISPQPSNEQLLNNQNECTPPRLESMEAMSSLSTTHSFAFYPGEDELIQFEEGFYNTDLPNLEISNLVSDDSSSSSSSSSSHVSSSIGNIPRSIDQTISRVDTNPDSTTLETGDYSTFQSHVMSFARTTNTKTAELLMKSWEPSTLKVYSSSYTRFRNFCTLNSLNPANITLVVFMDYLTHLFKHKPPLAFSTINGHRSMLNQLLLLRNQTDIVNDPFITRIMTGIHKLRPSSAKYKEIWDANQVFKHLSTIKVIPKYTYTALLNKTLVLCKMFGLARSSDLVKWSFKGLIISLDSIKGPVINAKEQRSGVVSILELTSLDDTNSQVCPVRHLATYLRASKGRRKPHSGDSVFIKNEGEPLQVNDINSIVLSTLSKSGIDIVKFKSHSTRSAMASLLLSNNVPFHIVKKMGRWKSNDTVDTFYDKRIIGEKSGGFLNTVVQIS